One Aegilops tauschii subsp. strangulata cultivar AL8/78 chromosome 7, Aet v6.0, whole genome shotgun sequence genomic window carries:
- the LOC109765137 gene encoding bisdemethoxycurcumin synthase-like — translation MASSSSIPATTVREIRVAQRAGRPAAVLAIGTANPPHCVPQDDYPDYLTDLKPTFAKLCGMTGIGRRFFHHTDELLATHSDLSLDAWLDVVATAAPELAASAAANAITEWGRPAGDITHLVVSTNAGSHAPGTDVRLVSLLGLRHAVLRTVLQLNGCASGCAALRLAKVLAENNRGARVLVACVELTVTAFRAPHEADTFDTLIPQGLFGDGAGAVIVGADPDVHERPLFEMVSASQYVIPDTEHMLTMQLGSGGIGGTIATGLPRLAAGIVERCLLDAFGNHLAVVGGVVEWNNLFWAVHPGSSAMLDHIVGALHLAPGKLDASRTVLREYGNMLGATVIFVLDEVRRQREDPEGERAAADEDWGVMMGFGPGFTVETMLLHAAT, via the coding sequence ATggcaagcagcagcagcatcCCAGCCACCACCGTCCGTGAGATCCGTGTTGCGCAGCGTGCGGGCAGGCCGGCGGCGGTGCTGGCCATCGGCACAGCGAACCCGCCCCACTGCGTGCCCCAGGACGACTACCCCGACTACCTCACCGACCTCAAACCCACCTTCGCCAAGCTATGCGGGATGACGGGCATCGGCAGGCGTTTCTTCCACCACACCGACGAACTGCTCGCTACGCACTCAGACTTGTCCCTCGACGCCTGGCTGGACGTCGTGGCTACCGCCGCCCCGGAGCTCGCCGCGTCGGCTGCGGCGAACGCCATCACTGAGTGGGGCCGTCCGGCGGGCGACATCACCCATCTCGTCGTCAGCACCAACGCGGGATCGCACGCCCCGGGCACCGATGTCCGCTTGGTCTCCCTCCTCGGCCTCCGCCATGCTGTCCTGCGCACCGTGCTCCAGCTCAACGGCTGCGCTTCCGGGTGTGCCGCCCTGCGCCTAGCCAAGGTCCTCGCCGAGAACAACCGCGGCGCGCGCGTCCTCGTGGCCTGCGTCGAGCTCACCGTCACCGCCTTCCGCGCGCCCCACGAGGCGGACACCTTCGACACCCTCATACCCCAGGGGCTCTTCGGTGACGGCGCCGGCGCCGTCATCGTGGGCGCCGACCCTGACGTCCACGAGCGCCCGCTGTTCGAGATGGTGTCTGCCTCGCAGTATGTGATACCGGACACCGAGCACATGCTCACCATGCAGCTCGGGAGCGGTGGCATCGGCGGGACCATCGCCACCGGACTGCCAAGACTGGCGGCGGGCATCGTTGAGCGGTGCCTGCTGGATGCGTTCGGCAACCACCTAGCCGTCGTCGGAGGCGTAGTCGAATGGAACAACCTCTTCTGGGCAGTGCATCCTGGCAGCAGTGCGATGCTAGACCACATCGTCGGGGCGCTCCATCTGGCCCCGGGGAAGCTGGATGCGAGCAGAACCGTGTTGAGAGAGTATGGTAACATGCTTGGCGCCACGGTTATCTTTGTGCTCGATGAGGTCAGGCGCCAAAGAGAAGATCCTGAAGGAGAGAGAGCTGCCGCTGATGAAGACTGGGGGGTGATGATGGGATTTGGACCGGGGTTCACTGTGGAGACGATGCTGCTGCACGCTGCCACCTAG